A window of Natrinema versiforme contains these coding sequences:
- a CDS encoding GntP family permease yields the protein MAATAPLLAFGIGIVSVILLLVVWDVPTFIGLIISALLVGTTNAFFLDGVGFGTIPEGVATAFGENMAGVGIPILMAAVIGKSMTDSGAANRIVRSFQSFVSDDNADLSLWVSSSILSIPVFFDNVFYLMAPLARAMRARIGKNYALYIVVVGGGGVAMHAFVPPTPGPLAVAQELDPERAILGTTIVVGLAVALPAALISGVLFGRFINQYVDIPLRDTMGTTVEDLEEQASKPVSNLPSFAESVLPVVVAVAFIAASTAVNTFSDTYPALESIQPATDYVGNVNFSLTFAAVIASLTYLRMDDFPRSVWEDEITDALRNGGNIAAITAAGGAFGAMLAEAGIGELVASTLDGLGIGLLVTAWLIAAIIRVAQGSVTVAMLTTGGIMAPQVPELTVHPAYLVMAIGSGAVICSWFNDSGFWIVKEIGGLTKAETLKTWTALTVVLSISSLVVLLVYSTLFPLV from the coding sequence ATGGCAGCCACCGCACCACTGTTAGCCTTTGGTATCGGAATCGTCTCCGTGATTCTGCTCCTCGTGGTCTGGGACGTTCCGACGTTCATCGGGTTGATCATTTCGGCGTTGCTCGTCGGGACGACCAACGCGTTCTTTTTAGACGGTGTCGGCTTCGGCACCATTCCCGAAGGCGTCGCGACGGCCTTCGGCGAGAACATGGCCGGCGTCGGGATTCCGATCCTGATGGCGGCGGTGATCGGGAAATCGATGACGGACTCCGGTGCGGCGAATCGGATCGTTCGATCCTTCCAGTCGTTCGTCAGCGACGACAACGCCGACCTCTCCCTGTGGGTCAGTAGCTCGATCCTCTCGATTCCGGTGTTCTTCGATAACGTCTTCTACCTGATGGCGCCGCTGGCCCGCGCCATGCGCGCTCGAATCGGGAAGAACTACGCGCTGTATATCGTCGTCGTCGGCGGCGGCGGCGTCGCGATGCACGCCTTCGTGCCGCCGACGCCGGGCCCGCTCGCGGTCGCCCAAGAACTCGATCCCGAGCGAGCCATCCTCGGCACGACCATCGTCGTCGGGCTGGCGGTCGCCCTCCCCGCGGCGCTCATCAGCGGCGTCCTCTTCGGTCGGTTCATCAATCAGTACGTCGACATCCCGCTCCGAGACACGATGGGAACGACCGTCGAAGACCTCGAGGAGCAGGCCTCGAAGCCGGTCTCGAACCTGCCGTCGTTCGCCGAGTCGGTGCTCCCCGTCGTCGTCGCCGTCGCCTTCATCGCCGCCAGTACGGCCGTCAACACGTTCAGCGATACGTACCCCGCCCTCGAGTCCATTCAGCCGGCGACCGACTACGTCGGCAACGTCAACTTCTCGCTGACCTTCGCCGCGGTCATCGCCTCGCTCACCTACCTCCGGATGGACGACTTCCCCCGCTCGGTCTGGGAAGACGAGATCACCGACGCCTTGCGCAACGGCGGGAACATCGCCGCGATCACCGCGGCCGGCGGCGCGTTCGGGGCGATGCTCGCCGAAGCGGGTATCGGCGAACTCGTCGCGTCGACCCTCGACGGCCTCGGAATCGGTCTGCTGGTGACGGCGTGGCTTATCGCCGCGATCATCCGCGTCGCGCAGGGGTCGGTCACGGTCGCCATGCTGACCACGGGCGGGATCATGGCCCCACAGGTCCCCGAACTCACCGTTCACCCGGCCTATCTCGTGATGGCGATCGGCTCCGGGGCCGTCATCTGCTCGTGGTTCAACGACTCCGGCTTCTGGATCGTCAAGGAGATCGGCGGCCTCACGAAAGCCGAGACGCTCAAGACGTGGACCGCACTCACCGTCGTGCTCTCGATCTCGAGTCTCGTCGTGCTCCTCGTCTACTCGACGCTCTTCCCGCTCGTCTAG
- a CDS encoding mandelate racemase family protein, whose amino-acid sequence MTPTITKIESREFEYPLEDVGTDEHGFNLVYEPGETTMRKLFGVKIHTDEGITGEYVGGNSPAAAQYNIIAKYLIDKDPLQREKHWSEVKRALRKYDRMGIGPIDIALWDFAGKYYDAPIHELLGTYREHIPAYASTYHGDDAGGLDSPAAFADFAEDCRDRGFGGFKIHGWGGGDDARDLTREIEAVRAVGDAVGDDMDLMHDPACELETFADALELGRALDEAGFFWYEDPFRDGGISQHAHRKLARKLETPILQTEHVRGLESKSDFAANDATDFLRADPEYDAGITGAIKVARMAEAFGLDVEFHAPGPAQRHCIAACRNSNYYELALVHPDCQNTQPPVYQGGYSDLMDAVDDDGTVPVPDGPGLGVEYDWEYIEEHTTGSVHTYE is encoded by the coding sequence GTGACACCGACGATCACGAAAATCGAAAGTCGAGAGTTCGAGTACCCCCTCGAGGACGTGGGGACCGACGAGCACGGGTTCAACCTCGTCTACGAACCCGGCGAGACGACGATGCGGAAGCTCTTCGGGGTCAAAATTCACACGGACGAGGGGATCACTGGCGAGTACGTCGGCGGGAACTCGCCCGCGGCCGCCCAGTACAACATCATCGCGAAGTACCTGATCGACAAGGATCCGCTGCAGCGGGAGAAACACTGGTCGGAAGTCAAACGCGCGCTGCGGAAGTACGATCGGATGGGAATCGGCCCCATCGACATCGCGCTGTGGGACTTCGCGGGCAAGTACTACGACGCGCCGATCCACGAACTGCTCGGCACCTACCGCGAGCACATCCCCGCCTACGCGTCGACGTACCACGGCGACGACGCGGGCGGGCTCGACTCGCCCGCCGCGTTCGCCGACTTCGCCGAGGACTGTCGGGACCGCGGCTTCGGCGGGTTCAAAATCCACGGCTGGGGCGGTGGTGACGACGCTCGCGACCTGACCCGAGAGATCGAGGCCGTGCGCGCGGTCGGCGACGCCGTCGGCGACGACATGGACCTCATGCACGACCCCGCCTGCGAACTGGAGACCTTCGCCGACGCGCTCGAGCTCGGTCGCGCGCTCGACGAGGCGGGCTTTTTCTGGTACGAGGACCCGTTCCGCGACGGCGGCATCTCCCAGCACGCCCACCGAAAGCTCGCCCGGAAACTCGAGACACCGATCCTCCAGACCGAACACGTCCGGGGGCTCGAGAGCAAATCCGACTTCGCGGCCAACGACGCCACGGACTTCCTGCGAGCCGATCCAGAATACGATGCCGGGATCACCGGTGCGATCAAGGTGGCTCGAATGGCCGAGGCCTTCGGGCTCGACGTGGAGTTTCACGCGCCCGGCCCCGCCCAACGGCACTGTATCGCCGCCTGCCGGAACTCGAACTACTACGAACTGGCGCTGGTCCACCCCGACTGTCAGAACACCCAGCCACCGGTCTATCAGGGTGGGTACTCGGATCTGATGGACGCCGTCGACGACGACGGGACCGTTCCGGTTCCCGACGGACCGGGACTCGGTGTCGAGTACGACTGGGAGTACATCGAGGAGCACACGACCGGCAGCGTTCACACCTACGAGTAG
- the rdfA gene encoding rod-determining factor RdfA, whose protein sequence is MADDSSGGRRTKVERVMDQYGLEEWGERLEAEWIGDGTERTSLRDLATEFNQAVLRAAVREAGASVLDTDIDSLYRTLTDDDVSRSDAVRKRRELERSGVDIDDVRSDFVTHQTIYTYLTNVRDASLPEEDSEDRIERKKETVQRLAGRTQVITESTLDELRNADEITDKDYEVFVDVRAICGQCGADYPIAELLDQGGCDCDGTEPA, encoded by the coding sequence ATGGCAGACGACTCGAGCGGCGGGCGACGAACGAAAGTCGAGCGAGTGATGGACCAGTACGGGCTCGAGGAGTGGGGAGAGCGCCTGGAGGCCGAGTGGATCGGTGACGGGACGGAGCGAACGAGTCTGCGCGACCTCGCGACCGAATTCAATCAGGCCGTGCTCCGCGCGGCCGTGCGCGAGGCGGGCGCGTCCGTGCTCGATACGGATATCGATTCCCTCTACCGAACACTGACCGACGACGACGTGTCTCGATCCGACGCGGTTCGCAAACGCCGCGAACTCGAGCGATCGGGGGTCGACATCGACGACGTTCGATCGGACTTCGTCACCCACCAGACGATTTATACGTATCTCACGAACGTTCGCGACGCCTCGCTCCCCGAGGAGGACAGCGAGGACCGTATCGAACGGAAGAAAGAGACCGTTCAGCGACTCGCGGGCCGCACCCAGGTCATCACCGAATCCACGCTCGACGAGTTACGCAACGCCGACGAGATTACGGACAAGGACTACGAGGTGTTCGTCGACGTTCGCGCCATCTGCGGACAGTGCGGGGCCGACTACCCCATTGCAGAACTGCTCGATCAGGGCGGCTGTGACTGCGACGGGACCGAACCCGCCTGA
- a CDS encoding universal stress protein: protein MEHGLVVVEDTDRHATLLREAAQYTRGGDAKLTVLAFATGEEIGPGVRKIESIGEIEGVSEDDGEDVIIKAAEAELESFVRETLGETDIDYSVGVDILSEGYGMATLNAADEYDCDHVFIAGRRRSPTGKAIFGDWVQRVLLNFDGLVTVSLDEDGGTAETGS from the coding sequence ATGGAACACGGACTCGTCGTCGTCGAGGACACGGATCGCCACGCGACGCTCCTCCGAGAAGCGGCACAGTACACACGCGGCGGGGACGCGAAACTGACCGTCTTGGCCTTTGCCACAGGCGAAGAGATCGGTCCCGGCGTTCGGAAAATCGAGTCGATCGGCGAGATCGAGGGAGTCTCGGAAGACGACGGCGAAGACGTCATCATCAAGGCGGCGGAAGCCGAACTCGAGTCGTTCGTCCGGGAGACCCTCGGCGAGACTGATATCGACTACAGCGTCGGCGTCGATATCCTCTCGGAGGGGTACGGGATGGCGACGCTCAATGCCGCCGACGAGTACGACTGCGATCACGTCTTCATCGCCGGTCGCAGACGCTCGCCGACCGGCAAGGCGATCTTCGGTGACTGGGTCCAGCGGGTGCTCCTCAACTTCGACGGACTCGTGACCGTCTCGCTCGACGAAGACGGGGGGACGGCAGAGACCGGTTCGTAG
- a CDS encoding SRPBCC family protein, producing the protein MSGALSTAIPETLRSGAIGQPYSAEGTDGRGKRMAAAAAGGLLLAAGLRRRSLGGTVLAVGGGWLIARGLSGTDRPVRTLASAIRDREGVAADVPEGMPTVERSITVGAPADELSEYWRDPEQLTRIMDPFAEVTGAGEDRLHWDVETPRGPNLTWETEITADEPGDSLRWESLEGATIPHEGEVRFRSAAGDRGTVVTLRLQFDPPAGSLGAAAFQRLGIVPETVAKKALRRFKSLVETGEIPSLEHNPSARGSGDLL; encoded by the coding sequence ATGAGTGGCGCACTGTCAACAGCGATACCGGAAACGCTGCGATCGGGAGCGATCGGACAGCCGTACTCGGCGGAGGGAACCGACGGCCGAGGGAAACGGATGGCCGCTGCGGCCGCCGGCGGTCTCCTCCTCGCCGCCGGTCTCAGGCGGCGGTCGCTCGGCGGGACGGTACTGGCCGTCGGCGGCGGCTGGCTGATCGCTCGGGGACTCAGCGGGACCGATCGGCCGGTCCGAACGCTCGCCTCGGCGATCCGCGACCGCGAGGGTGTCGCGGCTGACGTTCCCGAGGGGATGCCGACCGTGGAGCGATCGATAACGGTCGGCGCACCCGCGGACGAACTCTCGGAGTACTGGCGCGACCCCGAGCAGTTGACCCGGATCATGGATCCCTTCGCGGAAGTGACGGGAGCCGGCGAGGACCGACTTCACTGGGATGTGGAGACCCCCCGCGGACCGAATCTGACGTGGGAGACGGAGATTACGGCCGACGAACCCGGCGACTCCCTGCGCTGGGAGTCCCTCGAGGGGGCGACGATCCCCCACGAGGGCGAAGTGCGCTTCCGGTCGGCAGCGGGCGACCGGGGCACGGTAGTCACGCTCCGATTACAGTTCGATCCGCCGGCCGGGAGTCTCGGTGCCGCCGCGTTTCAGCGGCTCGGCATCGTCCCCGAAACGGTCGCGAAGAAGGCGCTCCGCCGGTTCAAGAGCCTCGTCGAGACGGGCGAAATCCCGTCGCTCGAGCACAATCCGTCCGCGCGCGGGAGCGGTGATCTGCTATGA
- the gfo6 gene encoding D-xylose 1-dehydrogenase Gfo6 — translation MLDWIDRYEERTWQTTESGTVRYALIGLGWWTIDVALPAIESSDLGEVSVLVSSSTEKATRLADENDVARGISYDEFHDGAASDEYDAIYVGTPNAYHLEYVETAAELDKAILCEKPMESTLERAEAMVDTCEEADVPLMIAYRMQTDPAVRRARELIADGFIGDPVSVYGHNTQPLLEMIPDPDQWRLDPELSGYGTSVMDLGIYSINTTRFLLDRDPVSVHSEMASNHEAFGDVPDERSSSLLRFEDDIQMTSTSSQNAHEDTHLKITGTDGQIELRPAFHGECSLHLSRGELSVTVEHDSFDAEREMEEEFDYFADRLLSDAEIYPDGRHGLQDMRIIEALHESAERGEPVDIA, via the coding sequence ATGCTCGATTGGATCGACAGGTACGAGGAACGGACGTGGCAGACGACCGAGAGCGGAACCGTCAGATACGCCCTGATCGGACTGGGCTGGTGGACGATCGACGTCGCGCTCCCGGCGATCGAATCGTCGGATCTCGGCGAGGTCTCGGTCCTCGTCAGCAGTTCGACCGAAAAGGCGACCCGACTCGCCGACGAAAACGACGTGGCTCGGGGCATCAGCTACGACGAGTTTCACGACGGCGCTGCGAGCGACGAGTACGACGCGATCTACGTCGGGACGCCGAACGCCTACCACCTCGAGTACGTCGAGACCGCGGCCGAACTGGACAAGGCGATCCTCTGTGAGAAGCCCATGGAGTCGACCCTCGAGCGCGCCGAAGCGATGGTCGACACCTGCGAGGAGGCAGATGTGCCGCTCATGATCGCCTACCGCATGCAGACCGATCCCGCGGTGCGCCGGGCCCGCGAACTGATCGCGGACGGCTTTATCGGCGACCCGGTCTCGGTCTACGGGCACAACACCCAACCCCTACTCGAGATGATTCCCGATCCGGATCAGTGGCGACTCGATCCCGAACTGAGCGGCTACGGCACCTCGGTGATGGACCTGGGGATCTATTCGATCAACACCACCCGATTCCTGCTCGATCGCGACCCCGTCAGCGTACACTCGGAGATGGCCTCGAACCACGAAGCGTTCGGGGACGTGCCCGACGAGCGGTCCTCGTCGCTGCTGCGCTTCGAGGACGACATCCAGATGACCTCGACCTCGAGTCAGAACGCCCACGAGGACACCCACCTCAAGATCACGGGAACGGACGGGCAGATCGAACTTCGCCCGGCGTTCCACGGGGAGTGTTCGTTGCACTTGTCTCGAGGCGAGCTCTCGGTCACGGTCGAACACGACAGCTTCGACGCCGAACGCGAGATGGAAGAGGAGTTCGACTACTTCGCCGACCGACTCCTCAGCGACGCCGAGATCTATCCCGACGGGCGACACGGCCTACAGGACATGCGGATCATCGAAGCGCTCCACGAGTCCGCCGAACGGGGCGAGCCGGTCGACATCGCGTAG
- a CDS encoding aldehyde dehydrogenase family protein: protein MADQRLNYVSGEWTESHTGETFETTDPANPGEVIATYPQSDAEDTERAIEAASAASDEWGSTPGPERGRILAKTGSLLDQRKEELTELLVREEGKTRSEAGGEVQRAIDIFHYYGSKASDIGGTVKSSSARDTNLYTKNEPLGVAGLITPWNYPIAIPAWKIAPALAAGNAVVIKPATLAPGVVHEMAGALEEAGLPDGVLNVVTGPGSEVGGTIASHEGVDAISFTGSTAVGNTVYDTATEDGKRVQLEMGGKNPTVVSDRADVEEAAQIVADGAFGVTGQACTAASRAIVHEDVYDEFVERVADRAAAIDHGHGLDDPGMGPHVSESELESTLEYVDIAQEEGATLEFGGSELDRDGYFVEPAVFSDVDPEMRLAQEEVFGPVLAVIPVSDFDEGLAVANDVDYGLSASVVTDDHTEANRFVEEIEAGVVKINEKTTGLELHVPFGGMKDSSSETYREQGDAGLDFYSISKTVYDNY from the coding sequence ATGGCAGATCAGCGGCTGAACTACGTGAGCGGCGAGTGGACCGAATCGCACACCGGCGAAACGTTCGAAACGACCGATCCCGCAAACCCCGGGGAAGTCATCGCGACCTATCCCCAATCCGACGCCGAGGACACCGAGCGAGCGATCGAAGCGGCGAGTGCAGCCAGCGACGAGTGGGGGTCGACGCCCGGTCCCGAGCGCGGCCGAATCCTCGCGAAGACCGGTTCGCTCCTCGATCAGCGAAAGGAGGAGCTGACCGAACTGCTCGTACGGGAAGAGGGCAAGACCCGAAGCGAGGCCGGCGGCGAGGTCCAGCGTGCGATCGATATCTTCCACTACTACGGCTCGAAGGCCAGCGACATCGGCGGCACGGTCAAGAGCTCGAGCGCCCGAGATACGAACCTCTACACCAAGAACGAACCCCTCGGCGTCGCGGGCCTTATCACGCCGTGGAACTACCCCATCGCCATCCCGGCATGGAAGATCGCACCTGCCCTCGCCGCGGGTAACGCGGTCGTCATCAAGCCTGCGACGCTCGCGCCCGGCGTCGTCCACGAGATGGCCGGCGCACTCGAGGAAGCCGGCCTGCCCGACGGCGTGCTCAACGTCGTCACCGGTCCCGGCAGCGAGGTCGGTGGCACGATCGCCAGCCACGAGGGCGTCGACGCCATCTCCTTTACCGGCAGCACAGCGGTCGGGAACACCGTCTACGACACCGCGACTGAGGACGGCAAGCGCGTCCAGCTCGAGATGGGCGGCAAGAACCCGACGGTCGTCAGCGACAGGGCCGACGTCGAGGAAGCGGCCCAGATCGTCGCCGACGGCGCGTTCGGCGTGACCGGGCAGGCGTGTACGGCCGCCTCCCGCGCTATCGTCCACGAGGACGTCTACGACGAGTTCGTCGAGAGGGTCGCCGACCGCGCCGCAGCGATCGACCACGGCCACGGACTCGACGACCCCGGTATGGGGCCCCACGTCAGCGAGTCCGAACTCGAGAGCACGCTCGAGTACGTCGATATCGCCCAAGAGGAGGGCGCGACCCTCGAGTTCGGTGGGAGCGAACTCGACCGCGACGGCTACTTCGTCGAGCCCGCGGTCTTCTCGGACGTCGATCCCGAGATGCGCCTCGCACAGGAGGAGGTCTTCGGACCGGTACTGGCGGTCATCCCCGTCAGCGACTTCGACGAGGGACTCGCCGTCGCCAACGATGTCGACTACGGGCTCTCGGCGAGCGTCGTCACGGACGACCACACCGAAGCGAACCGCTTCGTCGAGGAGATCGAAGCCGGCGTCGTCAAGATCAACGAGAAGACGACCGGCCTCGAACTCCACGTTCCCTTCGGCGGCATGAAGGACTCCTCGAGCGAGACCTACCGCGAGCAGGGCGACGCCGGACTGGACTTCTACAGCATCAGCAAGACGGTCTACGACAACTACTGA
- a CDS encoding zinc-dependent alcohol dehydrogenase, with protein MRALCWHDVNDLRVQSVPDPEIVNPRDVVLRVTMTTPCGSDLHFIDGYLPTMREGDVIGHEFMGEVVETGRKVEAVSAGDRVVVPSFIGCGSCGYCRDDLWSLCDNTNPNAELQEPILGDTTAGIYGYTHAFGGYAGSHAEYVRVPHADENCFHVPDELEAEQALFASDAWATGYMGADFCDIRDGDIVAVWGCGGVGLMAQHSAALMGAERVIGIDRFPERLRAARNEAGSETIDYTAVDSVVDTLKEMTGGRGPDACIDAVGMEAHGTGVAHAYDRAKQSLRLHTDRGTALRQAIRACKKGGTLSILGVYGLLDKFPMGVVMNKGITVRTAQQHGQRYVPDLLEYAAEGELDPSYLATHERSLEEGPAAYELFKHKKDGCIRPVLTP; from the coding sequence GTGAGAGCCCTCTGCTGGCACGACGTCAACGACCTGCGAGTCCAGTCGGTTCCGGATCCGGAGATTGTCAACCCGCGCGACGTCGTCCTCCGGGTGACCATGACCACGCCGTGTGGTTCGGACCTGCACTTCATCGACGGCTACCTCCCGACGATGCGCGAGGGTGACGTGATCGGCCACGAGTTCATGGGCGAGGTCGTCGAAACCGGCCGCAAGGTCGAGGCCGTCTCGGCGGGCGATCGGGTGGTCGTCCCCTCGTTCATCGGCTGCGGGAGCTGTGGCTACTGCCGGGACGACCTGTGGTCGCTCTGTGACAACACGAACCCGAACGCGGAACTGCAGGAACCGATCCTCGGCGATACGACGGCCGGCATATACGGGTACACGCACGCCTTCGGCGGCTACGCCGGCTCCCACGCGGAGTACGTCCGGGTACCCCACGCCGACGAGAACTGCTTTCACGTCCCCGACGAACTCGAGGCCGAGCAGGCGCTGTTCGCGTCCGACGCGTGGGCGACCGGCTACATGGGCGCGGACTTCTGTGACATTCGAGACGGCGATATCGTCGCCGTCTGGGGCTGTGGCGGCGTCGGCCTCATGGCACAGCACAGCGCCGCCCTCATGGGTGCCGAGCGCGTCATCGGTATCGATCGGTTCCCCGAGCGCCTGCGAGCGGCCAGAAACGAGGCGGGGTCCGAGACGATCGACTACACCGCGGTCGACAGCGTCGTCGACACGCTCAAAGAGATGACCGGCGGCCGCGGCCCCGACGCCTGCATCGACGCCGTCGGGATGGAAGCCCACGGAACCGGGGTCGCACACGCCTACGACCGCGCCAAGCAGTCCCTGCGCCTCCACACCGACCGCGGGACCGCGCTCCGACAGGCGATCCGCGCGTGTAAGAAGGGCGGTACCCTCTCGATCCTCGGCGTCTACGGCCTCCTCGACAAGTTCCCGATGGGCGTGGTGATGAACAAGGGGATCACCGTCCGCACCGCCCAACAGCACGGGCAACGGTACGTTCCGGACCTGCTCGAGTACGCCGCGGAGGGCGAACTGGACCCGTCGTATCTGGCGACCCACGAACGCTCGCTCGAGGAGGGGCCGGCGGCCTACGAACTGTTCAAGCACAAGAAAGACGGCTGCATTCGACCGGTATTGACGCCCTGA
- a CDS encoding archaea-specific SMC-related protein → MSSPESVSSAITVAAENIGGIDSTEVTLQPGVNVLTGRNATNRTSFLQTIMAALGSQRSSLKGDADAGSVELAFDDDQYTRYLERRNGEVVFDGDPYLDDPELADLFAFLLESNEARRAVRAGDDLRELIMRPIDTDEIEAEISSLEAEKRDIDQRLEELSRLDAELPDLEEDRVALENEIETTTERIDELEAELDEFDLDVEASRERKAEIESAFADLQEARTELESIEYDLETERESYAELERERDDLEADLEEVDDTEESPERLEGRVQELRSRKRSLDTTVSELQSVIRFNEERLADDGFEFDLEESTETSDDTESDGDITEQLLGDSNDVVCWTCGSQVDRERIESTLDRLRSLRQQKLDERSDLQEQIDDLSSRQKEIRQQTQKRGQIETRLEAIEDELERREQRIEELEADLEDQQERVDDLESDAETFEDAEYGDVIEAHRDLNRLELELEDLEEERDEVQDRIDEIEAKIEERGEVEDRRETIEDELTDLRTRVDRIEANAVDAFNEHMESILSILEYRNIDRIWIERREKTVREGRRKVSRTAFDLHIVRTTEDGRTYEDTVDHLSESEREVTGLVFALAGYLVHDVYEVVPFMLLDSLEAIDSNRIADLVEYFEEYVDCLVVALLREDAEALSDSYAYVEEI, encoded by the coding sequence ATGTCATCTCCAGAATCCGTCTCATCGGCGATTACCGTCGCAGCGGAGAACATCGGCGGCATCGACAGTACCGAAGTGACGCTCCAACCCGGCGTCAACGTCCTGACCGGCCGGAACGCGACGAACCGAACATCGTTTCTCCAGACGATCATGGCGGCGCTCGGCAGCCAGCGATCCTCGCTGAAGGGCGACGCGGACGCCGGCAGCGTCGAGTTGGCCTTCGACGACGACCAGTATACGCGATACCTCGAGCGGCGCAACGGCGAGGTCGTCTTCGACGGCGATCCCTACCTCGACGACCCGGAACTCGCGGACCTCTTTGCCTTCCTGCTCGAGTCGAACGAGGCGCGCCGAGCCGTCAGAGCCGGCGACGACCTCCGCGAACTCATCATGCGGCCGATCGATACGGACGAGATCGAGGCCGAAATCAGCAGTCTCGAGGCCGAAAAGCGCGACATAGACCAGCGCCTCGAGGAACTGTCGCGGCTCGACGCCGAGCTGCCCGACCTCGAGGAGGACCGGGTCGCACTCGAAAACGAGATCGAGACCACGACCGAACGGATCGATGAACTCGAGGCGGAACTCGACGAGTTCGACTTGGACGTGGAGGCGAGTCGCGAACGGAAAGCGGAGATCGAATCGGCCTTCGCCGACCTCCAGGAGGCACGGACCGAACTCGAGTCCATCGAGTACGATCTCGAAACCGAACGGGAGAGTTACGCGGAGCTCGAACGGGAACGCGACGACCTCGAGGCCGACCTCGAGGAGGTCGACGACACCGAGGAGTCGCCGGAGCGACTCGAGGGGCGAGTCCAGGAGCTTCGCTCCCGAAAGCGATCCCTCGATACGACCGTCAGCGAACTCCAGAGCGTGATCCGATTCAACGAGGAGCGCCTCGCGGACGACGGATTCGAGTTCGATCTCGAGGAGTCGACCGAGACGAGCGATGACACCGAGAGTGACGGTGACATCACCGAGCAACTCCTCGGGGACTCGAACGATGTCGTCTGTTGGACGTGCGGGTCGCAGGTCGACCGCGAACGGATCGAATCGACGCTCGACCGATTGCGATCGCTCCGCCAGCAGAAACTCGACGAGCGAAGCGACCTGCAGGAACAGATCGACGACCTCTCGTCCCGACAGAAGGAAATCCGCCAGCAAACGCAGAAACGCGGCCAGATCGAGACGCGACTCGAGGCGATCGAGGACGAACTCGAGCGCCGCGAACAGCGAATCGAGGAACTCGAGGCCGACCTCGAGGACCAGCAGGAACGCGTCGACGACCTCGAATCTGACGCCGAGACGTTCGAGGACGCCGAGTACGGCGACGTTATCGAGGCCCACCGCGACCTGAACCGGCTCGAACTCGAACTCGAGGATCTCGAGGAGGAACGCGACGAGGTCCAAGACCGGATCGACGAGATCGAGGCGAAGATCGAGGAACGCGGCGAGGTCGAGGACCGCCGCGAGACCATCGAGGACGAACTGACCGATCTCAGAACCCGCGTCGACCGGATCGAGGCGAACGCCGTCGACGCGTTCAACGAGCACATGGAGTCGATCCTCTCGATCCTCGAGTACCGGAACATCGACCGCATCTGGATCGAACGACGCGAGAAGACGGTCCGAGAGGGACGCCGGAAAGTCTCGCGGACCGCGTTCGACCTGCACATCGTCCGGACCACCGAGGACGGCCGGACCTACGAGGACACCGTCGACCACCTCTCGGAGAGCGAACGCGAGGTCACCGGACTGGTCTTCGCGCTCGCGGGCTATCTGGTCCACGACGTCTACGAGGTCGTCCCGTTCATGCTCCTGGACTCGCTCGAGGCGATCGACTCGAACCGGATCGCCGACCTCGTCGAGTACTTCGAGGAGTACGTCGACTGTCTCGTCGTCGCCCTGCTACGCGAGGACGCCGAAGCGCTGTCCGACTCGTACGCGTACGTCGAGGAGATCTAA